In a genomic window of Methanocalculus natronophilus:
- the purM gene encoding phosphoribosylformylglycinamidine cyclo-ligase, producing the protein MSNTTYRDAGVDIDLEAEAVQALVSALTFTREGVFGKVGGTGHFAGLIDCGAYVLAMATDGVGTKMLVADALCNWSTVGVDCIAMNVNDLYVMNLEPVAFVDYIATESLDPEKMREIGRGLNEGARQANINIVGGETATLKGLVNGLDLAGTCLGIQKRNRVIDGSSVRPGDLIIGFPSSGIHSNGLSLARKIAAGHGGYDAVLPSGTTVGEALLTPTRIYAEVLAVCDACDIHGMCHITGGGLLNFNRIGSFGYAFDDPLPVPEIFTWLAEKGNVTEEEMYRTFNMGMGYAVIVPETSVETVLSMVPGARVVGRVIEERGVWLHGRELR; encoded by the coding sequence ATGAGTAACACCACCTACCGTGATGCCGGTGTTGATATTGATCTTGAAGCAGAAGCGGTGCAGGCGCTTGTGAGCGCCCTGACGTTTACGCGTGAAGGCGTCTTTGGGAAGGTCGGTGGCACGGGTCATTTTGCCGGGCTCATCGACTGTGGTGCCTATGTTCTTGCCATGGCAACAGACGGTGTCGGTACAAAGATGCTTGTTGCCGATGCGCTCTGCAACTGGTCAACAGTCGGGGTCGACTGTATCGCGATGAATGTCAATGATCTCTATGTGATGAATCTTGAGCCTGTTGCGTTTGTCGATTATATCGCCACGGAATCGCTTGATCCTGAGAAGATGAGGGAGATCGGCCGTGGACTGAATGAGGGGGCACGCCAGGCGAATATCAATATCGTCGGCGGTGAGACCGCGACATTAAAAGGGCTTGTCAACGGCCTTGATCTTGCCGGAACCTGTCTTGGTATTCAGAAACGCAACCGGGTGATTGATGGCTCATCGGTTCGTCCGGGTGACCTGATCATCGGGTTTCCCTCAAGTGGTATCCATTCAAACGGGCTCTCACTTGCCCGAAAGATTGCAGCTGGCCATGGCGGGTATGATGCAGTCCTTCCAAGTGGCACAACCGTCGGCGAGGCTCTCCTTACACCAACCCGGATCTATGCTGAAGTCCTTGCAGTCTGTGATGCCTGCGATATCCACGGGATGTGCCATATCACCGGTGGCGGCCTCCTGAACTTCAACCGGATAGGCTCTTTTGGCTATGCCTTTGATGATCCATTGCCGGTTCCTGAGATCTTCACCTGGCTTGCAGAGAAGGGAAATGTCACAGAGGAAGAGATGTACCGGACATTCAACATGGGGATGGGGTATGCCGTCATTGTCCCGGAAACGAGTGTGGAGACAGTCCTCTCCATGGTGCCCGGCGCCCGTGTTGTCGGGCGGGTGATTGAGGAGCGTGGTGTCTGGCTTCACGGCAGGGAGCTCCGGTAA